The DNA sequence AACTTATTAATTAACGTACATAATAAGAACAAATAATAAAGAACGTGAGTGAATATAACCCAACAAGGTTAGTTGACGCAATCTATGTTAGGTAAAGGAGACCCGAGCGAGAAAAGAACAAAACACGTGTGAAGATCGATGTCTTCAAATGTgaaatgtttttaattttgagGGGACCCCTCTAATCTCTCATGAATTCTTTGCCAAATACATctcacacattcattcattaatacaCATACATGATTACACACGAAACTTTATACACGTTTCTCGTAGGGTATGtcccttcatgttcttgtgtaacATGACAAAGATTCACACCCACGTGGCCACAGATTCATCTCTAAAccttaaattcataatttaaacttaaaaaaattctaatattatactataaaattacttattaaaaaattaactgataaacaaatatatatatatatatataattatttttctaaaaattatttttcctaTATTATTAGGCGGCCACAGACCACGTATATAATAccttgttcttttttctttcttaggAATTAGGAGATCGAGACCTGACTTTTCAGAGTTTTAATCTAGTTCAAACTctttatttattagtttaaattatttCGTTTTATGTCAGGTTTAGGTTTGTTAGATCAATTTGGACTTGTTAAGAATTAatatattatactattattttatacaaaatatgaggactgatgatgagtttaaaccttgaatattttaaaatatagttaTTTGTTGTATTTCCACTTTAGGTCTAAAATCTGGTTATCAACTCTCATCCTACATTCCTAATTTCCTACTAGCTTTGCTAAAAAAGAAtagcatattaaaattaaatctgaaGTATTGTAtgttcataatttatattataaaagaaaaataatatttatatttccaggcatttatatttttgtattttttatatttttatttttgtaataaaagtaattaataaaaatgagataaaaaataatttttttatacaaatataagagaatttttcacaaaaaaattaacataaatatattagaggttggtccaatttaaattattaatattttttattatttttaaaaattatatttttatatttacaaatactTTACagtgtaatttttaaattttatatatttcgtttacacattcataattatatcgtttacagtgtaaatgagataaatCAACacgatataaattgataaatacactacaaattacatatttcggtaattaaaattattaaattatttattaaaaaaattcccTTCGGTATTCCAATGTTTTATATATTTGTTGGACAATTTAGGACCTCAAAGTGTTGTCTGGTTAAGGTTCACACACACCCTTCAAAAAATCCACCCACCTTCCTATCTTGCACCCAAAAGCcaattcctttctttctttctttctctctttttcctcTTCAACCTTCATTCAACAACTACATGCGTCTTTGACTATACAACTTCCCTAAATTTTCCCAAGTTCCTTGGAACACCCAACTATTATATTACCCTTCAatttgtgttctttattttccttgctaTACTTATTACATATCTCCAATTCTCTTTGAAACtctacattaataataatatcaatatctTTGATTTGGCAAAAGTAGTGTTATTAATTAAGATGATGGGTGCTTTATCTGTGGTGGGTTCGTCAGTGATGGAATCACACACAGGTCCGTGTTTGTGTGTGGATCATCATGCACATGCAACAAGTGTGAGTCTAAAGAATGGTGGTGGAAGCAATAATAATGTTATGGAGTTGAGAAGCTCCTTCATTGATCCAATGAGAGAATGGAGGCTATGTCTTAGTAGAAGAAGTTGCAAGAAGCAGCAGCGAAACCATTATAGGAGATTCAACATTCTCAACGAACTTGGTGGTCAATATGAGGAAACTTTTGATGATGTTAAAACGGTAATTAACatatacaaattatttattttgtgtttaaattaattaagagtttaaattttatttatttacttacattattgttgttgttccatCTGATAATcaaattagtattttattttttaaatactatTTTGATACTTTTTTGAAAACTCACTTTATTCAAGtagaaatttatttaatattgtaatataatttactgttttttcttagttttatttgttaaaatttttttgggttaaaaagttaaatttaattttgagggtaatttacataaataaattgtttgTCCTTTAAATTTACGCAATTACAGTAGTGGTTTACGAAAACACATAATCTGTTACTACTTCCAACGGTTTATGCGCACTTCCCCACACACATAAACAGTTATTGCTGGCCAAGCATCAATAAATAGAAACTACGACAGTCTCTAACGGTTTCTGTGTTTTTTCATTTACATGTAATTCGCAGTTGGCTATAGCGGTTTCtatagatatataaaataatgtaTTTGTGTCTTCATATTTAAAATAATGCAGTTGCATAAATTTAAAGGGTAAACAATATTACCCTAATTTTGATGTAATTATAGTGTAACACGatgatcaaattaaatttttcatgTGCTCTGatgatattttaattaatgtctttgaaaattaattatttttactcatGAAAATAAACAACTAATTTTCAAAGTAAAACTTTTATATTAAtagtacataaaaattaaattttgaaacattaaGCGATAGAGAGAAGCATACATGAATGATTTTGTAGTGAGTAGGCAGAGCATGTTGACACCAAATGAGTAGTTAATGACTTAATGGTagcacagaaattaaaattaaacaactCAAAAAGTTGAATTAAATAAACGAAATGTTGTTTGTGATCTAATTGATAGTTACATTTTTTTGGACACAGCAAATGCtcaactatttcacgtataaggctgTGAGAACAGTTCTTCAGCAGTTGTATGAGATGAACCCCCCTCAATATACCTGGTTCTACAAGTAAGTTCAATTTTTATTGTTCATACATAGATTATTTCAGACTAATCCTGTAGTGGCCTGGTCTGTGAGATTcacgttttttattattttaattttttaaatttaaaatttactgaTCTCGAGATTCAGTTCTAGATACTATATTAGTCTTGGGACCTTTTCTAATACTCTGAGTCTAAATAACGGAATGCCAAACTTGCTTTATCACAATAGATACAAGAATAAATAATGTTTGTTCGTTTTGACGTTTAAATAAGACATAAATgagattattttgaaaaataaaaaaagataaaatagttTGCACATATATAAACTCTTTTTTGTACGTATTTTTGTTTTGTCTTGTTTAAACATTAAAATGAGACAATACCGTTTAGTACTATATTTAAGATGGTAAATTAGAATAAGTTCAGCACTTCGTTTGCTAACTCAATgctaaaaaaagtttaaaaactaATATGATATTTAAAACTGAATCTTGAGGACCAATACAataaattttggatttaaaaaactaaaataatgaaAATCCGCAAATttgaagggtttagggtttagtcgaTCGATTATTTCAACCAAAACTTCGATGCCTCCTAGTTATTATTGATGATACCCTTAATAGAAAATTTATCATACATACTAATCTATTATGTATACAAATTGTTAGCAATGATTAATTTTGTACCGCTAGTAGGTGACCTGATCAATTAATCAGTGTTCGGTATGATTATTGAACTTGAACCTGCTAACTCAATAAAAACTATCTCATAATTAGATCCATTACACTGCTAAATATAGTTCAAGTCAGCTAAAATTTCATTGCACCTGTCTTTTGTGTCAATTTAAATAATGGTAAATTAGACTGATATTCCCTCAACCTCAAGTTACATGATATCTATTTGATAGTTTGATTTATCATGTTTATACTAGCCTTACTAGGAGTAAAAGAGATGAGTTTTataatttacaaaatataattcagtAGTGTCAATGTCACATCTAATTaagtagttttatttttttaagattttttaatagataaaaactattttatatttgtattgactttttaaaaaggtctatggtcatggtaaaaaatcgtgaccataattAGTGAAAAGGGTGATTATAAGTCTATTGTCACAATATTTTCACCGTGGCCTATTCTGTCGTGGTTATAGACTTATGGTCACGGTTGCAGTGATCAGATTCTGGCACTTTAGGCCAGGTTCTTTTATTGTGATCATAGGTTACTCTATAGTCACTCCTTtattaaaactgtgaccatagcctaATCTATGATCACggtatggtcacggttttaacgTAACCATAACTACTCTTTTGTAAAATTGTGACTATAGCTTATTCTATGATCACCCTTATTTtataccgtgaccatagcctaatctatagtcacggttttacgTGACCATAAATATCTATAGTCACCCTACTTTAAAATCGTGATAATAATTTAGTCTACGGTCATCCTTTTGTGAAAAtcgtgacaaaaaaaaaaaaccgtaacTATATACTCAAAATATTGTAGTGTTTgcttctatgttttttttttaaacgagGTATTGTTGgcttttataaaagataaataatttatttttttaataaaagtatttttttttaaaaatatatctaaacatatttaaaatttaataaaaatattttatttttttataaaaggtATTTTTCACTCAATAAATCATAAATCTAATAAAACTTTAGAGGTATTTATTATGGTACCTAAAAGTTTAGTGTCTAATCaccaaaaataagtaaataattaatatttaatttaaaagaataaatatttttaaatataaattttatttgctataaaagatAAGTTCACAAAAATTTGATATTAAAGTGATAGAAGCATATAATTGGCCAACTTTAGAATGATGAAATGAATGTTATAGAAATTGTAAAAGGTGGTTGTGGATGTGT is a window from the Arachis hypogaea cultivar Tifrunner chromosome 1, arahy.Tifrunner.gnm2.J5K5, whole genome shotgun sequence genome containing:
- the LOC112791710 gene encoding chaperonin-like RbcX protein 2, chloroplastic, coding for MMGALSVVGSSVMESHTGPCLCVDHHAHATSVSLKNGGGSNNNVMELRSSFIDPMREWRLCLSRRSCKKQQRNHYRRFNILNELGGQYEETFDDVKTQMLNYFTYKAVRTVLQQLYEMNPPQYTWFYNFVASNKPGDGKRFIRILGKEQQDLAERVMVTRLHLYGKWVKKCNHAEIYQEISDENLELMRERLMETVIWPSDDSNTEKIG